The genomic region GAAATTAGCAATTACTAGTAAGATATCAATCATTTCAATATACATGTGTTAAAATGGGACACTTTGTGTGCAAGTTTGCATGACCGTAGTAAGCACATTCATTTTTAATGTGTAATACCTGCGTGTCTGAGAATCAGTTTCCAAAGAAATTTGAGGTAGGGCTGCCTACCATAATCTCTCCTAGAAGGCTAGACCTTGCAAAAGTGGGAGCTTTGTGCGCTAGGTGCAACTTTTTTGTAATACATGTGTGTCTGTCTTTGATGAACTTGTTCTTATTTCTGTAAAAGTTGTGCCACTCTGCAAACAATTTTTAGAAGGTTAATTTCAGCAAGTTTTAACTTTGGCCTTTCTTATATGCAGctcttgttttcattttgttaatttaagAACTTATCGAACCTTTTAATGTAGAAATCCTTCCAAGATCTTCTCCGAAAGCAGGAAGGTGATAGGTCAGTGTGGGAATACCCATTTGCTGTAGCTGGTGTGAATATCACATTCATGCTTATACAGATGCTTGATCTGGAATCAGGTTAGTAACATTTTGTGTTCATTTCATGTTTAGATTCTTATGAGGATTATCCACCATTCCTGAGAGgaatggtaattttttttagaaaactagAAGAGCCCTTTGGACTCGCCTCTAGCTAGTAAAACTCACCTGCCAGAACCAATTGCTAGGTAATGCATTCACTCCTGATGGGCTAAGCAGTTTATGATCATGCCCAGGAGCAAAAATTATGGATATTATATACCATGTCAAATAGATCCTTCTGGCATATCCAAATTGTGCTTATGTGtgttaatttttgaaataattgtATCCTAGAGTATGCTGCTAGCTGAAAATGCCAGATTCGAAAGGCAAATGGTTTTCTTGTCTCTTTCAAGTCAATTAATTTGAATTGGAATTTGATGTGTGAAAAATAGTATGGTCATAAATTTGATGCTTTTCATCAGATAACAGTGAATTTAATTGTACAGTCAAACCGCGGACACTTGTGGGAGcaaattttttgaagtttcttgCAGGTAATTTTGTGTTGGCTCTTAGTTTGAACTACTGCATTGTGTTACATTGTTGTTTATGAAAGTTGTATAGAAATATTGTGGAAGTATCCTTGTTGCCAATTCATATTCTCAATCTGAGGATCTATGTTAAGAATTATCTGGTTCTTTCATTAAGTTGATGTCATTTTCTATTGCAAGTATTTATCTTCaaacatcataattttttttttgcatgacaAAATGAATTGGCATTTGATCTTCTCTTATGATGTTTTTTGCATGACAGAAAATGAATCGGCATTTGATCTTCTCTATTGCATCACGTTCAAGCTAATGGATCAACAATGGCTTAATATGCGTGCATCATATATGGATTTCAATGTATGTATTCTTCAACCTGAGATTTCCTTGTAGTGATGTCAAGAACATTTTAAGTTACAATGAGTCCTTTGTAGACTGTCATCGATGAACAGATTAATAGAAAACCTCATAATAGTATCTACGGTTGTCCACTTGTCCTCTTGCTTAACAGAAATAGCTTGAATCATAATTATTGGAGAAATTGTTCTTGGATTCACAGATGCTGTGTTTATTAGCAGCAATGGCTGTTTTCCTGGCTGCTCTTTGATTGTTTGTAATTTGTCTTTGATGAATTGTGTTCTCttatattgtttttctttacaGACGGTGATGAAATCCACACGGCGTCAGCTGGAAAAAGAGTTGCTTGAGTTGCTTGAAGACATCACACGGCTGGAAGACTTGCCGTCATATGGCCTTCTTACCCGATAGTATAACTCCTAGATTTTAACACGATGGCTTGTAACAGCATAATTCATGTCGTCACTggagacactttttttttagctaGATGGTGTTTGTATATGATACGGTGCTCCTCATTTTAATACTGCTTGCTCACAAGAGAGTGTTACcttttgatttctcaaaaaagagGGTTT from Castanea sativa cultivar Marrone di Chiusa Pesio chromosome 11, ASM4071231v1 harbors:
- the LOC142617150 gene encoding uncharacterized protein LOC142617150 isoform X3 translates to MFSDILACCAEVVAGSAAWLGRGLSCVCAQRRENDARPSFDLTPAQEECLQRLQSRIDIAYDSSIPEHQEALRALWNAAFPEEELRGLISEQWKDMGWQGKDPSTDFRGGGFISLENLLFFAKNFPKSFQDLLRKQEGDRSVWEYPFAVAGVNITFMLIQMLDLESDNSEFNCTVKPRTLVGANFLKFLAENESAFDLLYCITFKLMDQQWLNMRASYMDFNTVMKSTRRQLEKELLELLEDITRLEDLPSYGLLTR